The following are encoded together in the Labrus mixtus chromosome 2, fLabMix1.1, whole genome shotgun sequence genome:
- the npb gene encoding neuropeptide B, translating to MERSVRFAVVCVAVSLLISCPPVEAWYKQSTGPSYYSVGRASGLLSGIRRSPYVRRAESEETLMDSGETAGNNVLPETNREISILKSMAICVKDISPNLKSCELLRDGTGTFQCKADVFLTLDSLDCLSA from the exons ATGGAGAGGTCAGTCAGGTTTGCCGTGGTGTGTGTCGCAGTGTCTCTGCTCATCTCGTGTCCACCTGTGGAAGCCTGGTACAAGCAATCCACCGGGCCCAGCTACTACTCTGTGGGTCGAGCTTCCGGTTTGCTGTCCGGTATCAGGAGGTCGCCATACGTCCGCAGGGCCGAGTCCGAGGAGACGCTGATGGACAGCGGCGAGACAGCAGGTAACAACGTACTCCCAGAGACTAACAGGGAGATCTCCATCCTCAAAAGCATG GCCATCTGCGTAAAGGACATCTCTCCAAACCTGAAGAGCTGCGAGCTGCTGCGGGACGGGACGGGCACCTTCCAGTGCAAGGCGGACGTCTTCCTCACCCTGGACTCCCTGGACTGCCTGTCCGCATAA